The following proteins are encoded in a genomic region of [Eubacterium] hominis:
- a CDS encoding phosphoglycerate kinase encodes MAKRTVKDLDVAGKRVIVRCDFNVPRKDGKITNDNRIIQALPTIKYLIENKAKIILMSHLGKVKTEEDKAKNDLRCVADRLSELVDTKVTFVPVTRGEELENAVAALNDGEIVVMQNTRYEKGESKNDPELAQYWASLGDLFVEDAFGSVHRAHASTAGIPSILPNALGFLVEKEVKMLGAAVDTPVRPFVAIIGGAKVSDKIAVVDNLLKKADKVLIGGGMAYTFLKAMGLNVGKSLVEEDKVELAKEYIAKAEGKLILPVDHVCADAFAEDANTVVADNENIPADYMGLDIGPKTVELYKAELAGAKTVVWNGPMGVFEMKPFANGTLQVCTAISELEGATTVIGGGDSAAAAIQLGFAEKFSHISTGGGASLEYMEGKELPGIAVIAEK; translated from the coding sequence ATGGCAAAAAGAACAGTAAAAGATTTAGATGTTGCTGGTAAACGAGTTATCGTTCGTTGCGATTTCAACGTACCAAGAAAAGATGGAAAAATCACAAATGACAACCGAATCATTCAGGCTTTACCAACAATCAAATATCTGATTGAAAACAAGGCAAAAATCATTCTGATGTCTCACCTTGGAAAAGTTAAAACTGAAGAAGACAAAGCAAAAAACGACTTACGTTGTGTAGCTGATCGTTTAAGCGAATTGGTTGATACAAAAGTTACATTCGTTCCTGTTACTAGAGGCGAAGAATTAGAAAATGCTGTTGCTGCATTAAATGATGGTGAAATCGTTGTTATGCAGAACACTCGTTACGAAAAAGGCGAAAGCAAAAATGATCCTGAATTAGCTCAGTACTGGGCAAGCTTAGGTGATTTATTCGTTGAAGATGCATTCGGTAGTGTTCACCGTGCACACGCTTCAACTGCTGGTATCCCTTCAATCCTTCCTAACGCTTTAGGTTTCTTAGTAGAAAAAGAAGTAAAAATGTTAGGTGCTGCTGTTGATACTCCAGTACGTCCATTCGTTGCTATCATCGGTGGAGCAAAAGTATCTGACAAGATCGCTGTTGTTGACAACCTGTTGAAGAAAGCTGATAAAGTATTAATCGGTGGTGGAATGGCTTATACATTCTTGAAAGCAATGGGCTTAAATGTAGGTAAATCACTTGTTGAAGAAGACAAAGTGGAATTAGCTAAAGAATACATCGCAAAAGCTGAAGGAAAATTAATCCTGCCAGTTGACCACGTATGTGCAGATGCATTTGCTGAAGATGCAAACACTGTTGTTGCTGACAACGAAAACATTCCTGCAGATTACATGGGATTAGACATTGGTCCTAAGACTGTTGAATTATACAAAGCTGAATTAGCTGGTGCTAAAACAGTTGTATGGAATGGACCTATGGGTGTATTTGAAATGAAACCATTCGCTAATGGTACATTACAGGTATGTACAGCAATCTCTGAATTAGAAGGTGCTACTACTGTTATCGGTGGTGGAGATTCTGCTGCTGCTGCTATTCAGTTAGGATTCGCTGAAAAATTCTCTCACATCTCTACAGGTGGAGGAGCTTCTCTGGAATACATGGAAGGTAAAGAATTACCTGGTATCGCAGTAATCGCTGAAAAATAG
- a CDS encoding GGDEF domain-containing protein: MENKEENLKEFIQNKMEAIQTVHHVDLKKQKKYSNELLEAAKKINDFYGIAFAYAFLADYYVTIREHHNCIHYVQKTKEIALAYNYLDLLIKIHIIEGMYHNANFDEITAVQCYLDGLKVAQQAHDINTQIAVYNNIGVMFEEKDDNTDGLLYIQKAFDLFNANKDAIRDHIDCVVIFNLIELYLKNGHIKKAIDLYDKYYDDLKIYVGEENIGILYVSQLYMAYYMKNEEYTLQMIDFFINSGLHNTLNRNMYFSFYRDAFQITLKLEDKERADKLLRCMGTLCLEDDIAQQLQLHLCWINFAETFHMENALIYSYKQYYQLQKQVSDVTNKFKAESMREKILVNDMQTEKECIMKEKQVLESKVKIDGLTGLFNRSYFINLINSLHHNHNVEKLGIILLDVDYFKQYNDCYGHTQGDKVLQSVARCLDINSDSRIFAARYGGDEFICVCVNMSDHEIEYYLGKVKEDLNNMHIEHKKSKAADIVSVSAGYANLKNDKYFQLDVAVNVADSALYQVKENGRNHFASLNKNSCAQ; encoded by the coding sequence ATGGAGAATAAAGAAGAAAATTTAAAGGAATTCATTCAAAATAAAATGGAAGCTATCCAAACTGTACATCATGTTGATTTAAAAAAACAAAAAAAGTACAGTAATGAATTATTAGAAGCAGCGAAAAAGATAAATGATTTTTATGGAATTGCCTTTGCCTATGCTTTTCTTGCGGATTATTATGTAACCATTCGTGAACATCACAATTGTATCCATTACGTGCAAAAAACAAAAGAAATCGCACTCGCCTATAACTATTTAGATTTATTAATCAAAATACATATTATTGAAGGCATGTATCATAACGCAAACTTTGATGAAATAACGGCAGTACAATGCTACTTGGATGGATTAAAAGTGGCACAGCAGGCACATGACATCAATACGCAGATTGCTGTTTATAATAACATCGGTGTCATGTTTGAAGAAAAAGATGATAATACGGATGGCTTGTTATATATCCAGAAAGCCTTTGACTTGTTTAACGCAAATAAAGATGCGATCAGAGATCATATCGACTGTGTTGTTATTTTCAATCTGATAGAGCTGTATTTAAAAAATGGTCATATCAAAAAAGCCATTGATTTATATGACAAATATTACGATGATTTGAAAATATATGTTGGTGAAGAAAACATTGGTATTTTATATGTTTCTCAATTATATATGGCATATTATATGAAAAATGAAGAATATACTTTGCAGATGATTGATTTTTTTATCAACAGTGGCCTACATAATACATTAAATCGAAATATGTACTTCTCTTTCTATCGTGATGCTTTTCAAATCACTTTAAAACTGGAAGATAAAGAGCGTGCGGATAAATTATTGCGTTGTATGGGAACTTTATGTCTTGAGGATGATATCGCCCAGCAATTACAGCTGCATTTATGCTGGATCAATTTTGCGGAAACTTTCCATATGGAAAATGCTTTAATTTATTCTTATAAACAATATTATCAGCTTCAGAAACAAGTAAGTGATGTCACTAATAAATTCAAAGCCGAAAGTATGCGTGAAAAAATTCTGGTAAACGATATGCAGACAGAAAAAGAATGTATTATGAAAGAAAAACAAGTACTGGAATCTAAAGTGAAAATTGATGGATTAACAGGCTTATTTAATCGTTCTTATTTCATTAATCTAATCAATAGTCTTCATCATAATCATAATGTGGAAAAACTTGGCATTATTCTGTTAGATGTAGATTATTTTAAACAATACAATGACTGCTATGGACACACACAAGGAGATAAGGTTTTACAAAGTGTGGCACGCTGTCTGGACATCAACTCTGATAGCCGTATTTTTGCGGCAAGATATGGTGGCGATGAATTTATCTGTGTCTGTGTAAATATGAGTGATCATGAAATTGAATATTATTTAGGCAAAGTAAAAGAAGATTTAAACAACATGCATATCGAACATAAAAAATCTAAGGCTGCGGATATCGTAAGTGTTTCGGCAGGCTATGCGAACTTGAAAAATGATAAGTATTTTCAATTAGATGTGGCAGTAAATGTTGCGGACAGTGCCTTGTATCAGGTAAAAGAAAACGGTAGAAATCATTTTGCTTCATTGAATAAAAACAGTTGTGCTCAATAA
- a CDS encoding GGDEF domain-containing protein, giving the protein MEKLQKLEEENRQLRVMVEQDWLTGIYNRGTIELKINQQLQMYQKGALFVLDVDHFKQINDQYGHICGDVALKKIAAVLKKITYKNGSAGRVGGDEFVIFYPEADDESFIEEKRKEIRSLLKQIQVTDGASIYVSICGCMYRPNDDYISMFRRADALLVKEKHIRRRLDGEHVYNDIYMSENLLVDIELIRKELREQEIIPGAFCQDYHSFQNIYRFIERRMSRIQGEAGLILFTLMNPKGAYPSFEQQEQCMFALKRIIQSSLRLGDVFTQYSSFQFLVMALDTKEEGIQCIIDRIQKAFAQNACLKDKMLLHHDFPLEAVHTHVAR; this is encoded by the coding sequence ATGGAAAAGCTGCAAAAACTAGAAGAAGAAAATCGACAATTGAGAGTCATGGTAGAACAGGATTGGCTAACAGGGATATATAATCGTGGAACAATCGAATTAAAAATCAATCAACAGTTGCAAATGTATCAAAAAGGCGCTTTATTTGTTTTGGATGTTGATCATTTTAAACAGATCAATGATCAATATGGGCATATTTGTGGGGATGTTGCTTTGAAGAAAATTGCTGCAGTTTTGAAGAAAATAACATATAAAAATGGATCAGCTGGGCGTGTTGGCGGGGATGAATTTGTCATATTCTATCCTGAAGCTGATGATGAATCATTTATTGAAGAAAAACGTAAAGAAATACGTTCATTGTTAAAACAGATACAGGTAACAGATGGTGCATCTATTTATGTTTCCATATGCGGCTGTATGTATCGCCCTAATGATGATTACATCAGTATGTTTCGTCGTGCAGATGCCTTACTTGTAAAGGAAAAGCACATTAGAAGACGTTTAGATGGGGAACATGTGTATAATGATATTTATATGTCAGAAAATTTATTGGTTGATATTGAACTGATTCGTAAAGAATTACGGGAACAGGAAATTATACCTGGCGCTTTCTGTCAGGATTATCACTCTTTTCAAAATATTTATCGTTTTATCGAACGCAGAATGTCCCGTATTCAGGGGGAAGCCGGCTTGATTTTATTCACATTAATGAATCCAAAGGGAGCGTATCCTTCCTTTGAACAACAAGAACAGTGTATGTTTGCGCTGAAACGGATTATTCAATCATCATTAAGACTGGGAGATGTTTTTACACAATACAGCAGTTTTCAGTTTCTGGTAATGGCGTTGGATACCAAAGAAGAGGGAATACAATGTATCATAGATCGTATTCAGAAAGCTTTTGCGCAGAATGCCTGTTTAAAAGATAAGATGCTGCTGCATCATGATTTTCCACTTGAGGCAGTACATACACATGTCGCAAGATGA
- a CDS encoding IMP dehydrogenase, whose amino-acid sequence MAYYFNEPSRTFAEYLLVPGYSSADCTPANVSLKTPLVKFKKGEEPALSLNIPMVSAIMQSVSGEKMACALAREGGISFIYGSQSVEDEAAMVARVKATKAGFVYSDSNIRPDATLADVLALKEETGHATMAVTEDGTPEGKLVGIVTSRDYRVSRMDPTTKVSEFMTPFEKLIVGKDGMSLTEANNLIWEYKLNQLPIIDENGHLKSFVFRKDYDSHKEHPNELLDDQKRYIVGAGINTRDYETRVPALVEAGADVLCIDSSEGFSEWQALTLKWIREKYGDSVKVGAGNVVDAEGFRFLAEAGADFIKIGIGGGSICITREQKGIGRGQATATIDVARARDEYFKETGIYIPICSDGGIVHDYHITLALAMGADFVMLGRYFSRFEESPTKKVTINGTYMKEYWGEGSARARNWQRYDMGGSKKLSFVEGVDSYVPYAGALKDNVDLTLSKVKHTMCNCGALTIPELQEKAKITLVSSTSIVEGGAHDVVVKDNTLDAKVK is encoded by the coding sequence ATGGCTTATTACTTTAACGAACCGTCACGTACATTTGCGGAGTACCTGTTGGTACCTGGATATTCCAGTGCAGATTGTACACCAGCAAACGTGTCTTTGAAAACACCATTAGTTAAATTCAAGAAAGGCGAGGAACCTGCATTATCTTTGAATATTCCTATGGTATCTGCAATTATGCAGTCTGTATCAGGAGAAAAAATGGCTTGTGCATTAGCAAGAGAAGGAGGAATCTCTTTCATCTATGGTTCTCAGAGCGTAGAAGATGAAGCAGCAATGGTTGCTCGTGTTAAAGCAACAAAAGCAGGCTTTGTTTACAGTGATTCCAATATTCGTCCAGATGCAACACTGGCTGATGTATTGGCATTAAAAGAAGAAACAGGACATGCGACAATGGCAGTTACAGAAGATGGCACACCAGAAGGCAAACTGGTTGGTATCGTAACAAGTCGTGATTATCGTGTATCACGAATGGATCCTACAACAAAAGTCAGTGAATTCATGACACCATTTGAAAAGCTGATTGTAGGAAAAGATGGTATGTCATTAACAGAAGCAAATAACTTGATTTGGGAATACAAATTAAATCAGTTGCCAATTATTGATGAAAACGGTCATTTAAAATCTTTCGTTTTCCGTAAAGATTATGATTCTCATAAAGAGCATCCAAATGAATTGCTGGATGATCAGAAACGCTACATCGTCGGTGCAGGTATTAACACAAGAGATTATGAAACACGTGTTCCTGCATTAGTAGAAGCCGGCGCAGATGTATTATGTATTGACTCTAGTGAAGGATTTAGTGAATGGCAGGCATTGACTTTGAAATGGATCCGTGAAAAATACGGTGATAGTGTAAAAGTAGGCGCTGGTAACGTTGTAGATGCAGAAGGATTCAGATTCTTAGCAGAAGCTGGTGCTGATTTTATTAAAATTGGTATTGGTGGAGGCAGTATCTGTATTACTCGTGAACAAAAAGGTATTGGTCGCGGACAGGCAACAGCTACCATTGATGTAGCACGTGCACGTGATGAATACTTTAAAGAAACAGGTATCTATATTCCAATCTGTAGTGATGGTGGTATTGTACATGATTACCACATTACTTTAGCACTTGCTATGGGAGCGGACTTTGTTATGTTAGGACGTTACTTCTCAAGATTTGAAGAATCTCCTACAAAGAAAGTTACCATCAATGGTACATATATGAAAGAATACTGGGGCGAGGGAAGTGCTCGTGCACGTAACTGGCAGCGTTATGATATGGGAGGAAGTAAGAAACTTTCTTTCGTAGAAGGTGTAGATTCTTACGTTCCATATGCAGGAGCATTAAAAGACAATGTAGATTTGACATTGAGTAAAGTTAAACACACGATGTGTAACTGTGGTGCATTGACAATTCCAGAACTTCAGGAAAAAGCTAAAATCACATTGGTATCTTCTACAAGTATCGTAGAAGGTGGCGCACATGATGTTGTTGTTAAAGATAATACATTAGATGCAAAAGTAAAATAA
- a CDS encoding MATE family efflux transporter — MFHLQVDLTKDNIFKALLLFAIPIFIANVFQQLYNTMDTMIVGNYLGDASLAAIGSASAIYELMIGFALGVGNGLSIVTARCYGANDEDAIKRSVAGSIVIGVFLTIVIMIIAKLFLYPLLQLLNTPPEIIEESYSYIFTVTIFVGVMFAYNMCAGLLRAIGNSVMPLVFLIISSAINVVLDIVFITQFSMGVQGAAVATVIAQAISAVLCFVYIYFKAPLLIPQRKHFHVGKQMYQELAGQGFSMGFMMAIVSAGTVILQTAINKFGYLIIAGHSTARKINSFCMMPASTFCMALSTFVSQNKGANQKERIRQGVKTANIISICWGGIALVLMFFFARPLVALISGSNEAAVLDNGSLYLMINAPFYAVLGILLNLRNSLQGLGRKVIPLVSSVIEFCGKIVFVILFIPLLDYFGVIICEPVIWCCMCLQLWFSFYRDSYMQKSEEEKEKVKDYELNCS; from the coding sequence ATGTTTCATTTACAAGTAGATTTAACAAAAGACAATATTTTTAAAGCGCTGTTACTGTTTGCGATTCCGATTTTTATCGCTAATGTGTTCCAGCAGTTATACAATACGATGGATACCATGATCGTAGGAAATTATCTGGGAGATGCTTCACTTGCGGCCATTGGTTCTGCTTCAGCAATATATGAGCTGATGATAGGATTCGCATTAGGGGTTGGCAATGGGTTAAGCATTGTCACCGCCCGCTGTTATGGAGCAAATGATGAAGATGCAATAAAACGTTCAGTCGCAGGTTCTATCGTGATTGGGGTATTTTTAACCATCGTGATTATGATCATTGCGAAACTGTTTTTATATCCATTATTACAGTTATTAAATACACCACCTGAAATTATAGAAGAGTCATATTCCTATATATTCACCGTAACGATTTTTGTGGGCGTGATGTTTGCGTACAATATGTGTGCAGGATTGTTACGTGCAATTGGAAATAGTGTGATGCCACTTGTGTTTTTGATTATATCCAGTGCTATTAATGTTGTTTTGGATATCGTGTTTATTACACAGTTTTCTATGGGTGTACAGGGTGCAGCAGTTGCGACAGTCATTGCTCAGGCGATTAGTGCAGTGCTGTGTTTCGTATACATTTATTTCAAAGCACCATTATTAATACCACAAAGAAAACATTTTCATGTAGGAAAACAAATGTATCAGGAGCTTGCAGGACAAGGATTTTCTATGGGATTTATGATGGCAATTGTATCAGCAGGTACTGTAATCCTGCAAACAGCGATTAACAAATTTGGATATTTGATTATCGCAGGTCATTCTACCGCAAGAAAAATCAATTCTTTCTGTATGATGCCAGCTTCTACATTCTGTATGGCATTATCTACCTTTGTATCACAGAATAAAGGCGCAAATCAAAAGGAACGAATTCGTCAGGGAGTAAAAACAGCTAATATCATCAGTATTTGCTGGGGTGGAATAGCACTTGTCTTAATGTTCTTTTTTGCCAGACCACTAGTTGCGCTTATATCTGGTTCTAATGAGGCAGCTGTATTAGATAATGGGTCTTTATATTTGATGATCAATGCTCCATTTTATGCAGTGTTAGGAATCTTGCTAAATCTGAGAAATTCTTTACAGGGGCTAGGTAGAAAAGTAATACCACTTGTATCCAGTGTGATTGAGTTCTGTGGAAAAATAGTCTTTGTAATCTTGTTTATTCCGTTGCTGGATTACTTTGGTGTTATTATTTGTGAGCCGGTAATCTGGTGTTGCATGTGTTTACAGTTATGGTTCTCTTTCTACCGTGACAGCTATATGCAAAAAAGTGAAGAAGAAAAAGAGAAAGTAAAGGATTATGAGTTGAATTGTTCTTAA
- a CDS encoding DUF952 domain-containing protein, translating to MEIIHCCLKEAFEKEIENGTYGTSEIKAKGYIQFATWNSFRYLAPAFYKDTREYIFLVVDMDKVRNRIRFVKDHKGHAFPCVYGMIQHDEIKRCVPFIHDDKAWLNQKECVHILMNTSMIDENWCYPALKKYISAQDEVCVMAFSFFDDTKTLDDWNRQYKPGQGIWYKSNTDVFFRYGLKREQIHWVNYFTDSKIEMENKIMNSSIVFFTGGAPDLMMKRIREFKLTSLLKNYQGVMMGYSAGAMMQFDEYHITPDEDYPSFVYEKGLGCLKGFGIEPHYQASRIQKESMQLVIKEKQKDVYGIYEKGGIIIDQGNMIMFGKVDIMEAEDTKL from the coding sequence ATGGAAATCATACATTGTTGTTTAAAAGAAGCATTTGAAAAAGAAATAGAAAATGGAACGTATGGAACATCAGAGATAAAGGCGAAAGGATATATCCAGTTTGCGACATGGAACAGTTTTCGTTACCTCGCACCAGCTTTCTATAAAGATACCCGTGAATATATCTTTTTGGTTGTGGATATGGATAAAGTAAGAAATCGTATACGTTTTGTGAAGGATCATAAAGGGCACGCATTTCCTTGTGTATATGGCATGATTCAACATGACGAAATCAAACGTTGTGTACCATTTATTCATGATGATAAAGCATGGCTGAATCAAAAGGAATGTGTACATATTTTGATGAATACCAGTATGATTGATGAAAACTGGTGTTATCCAGCTTTGAAAAAATATATATCTGCTCAGGATGAAGTATGTGTGATGGCATTTAGCTTCTTTGATGATACCAAGACATTAGATGATTGGAACCGTCAATATAAACCAGGACAGGGCATCTGGTACAAAAGCAATACCGATGTATTCTTTCGCTATGGATTGAAACGTGAACAAATTCATTGGGTCAATTATTTCACAGACAGTAAAATAGAGATGGAAAATAAGATTATGAACAGCAGTATCGTGTTTTTTACCGGAGGTGCACCAGATCTCATGATGAAACGTATTCGTGAATTTAAATTAACATCTTTATTGAAAAATTATCAGGGTGTGATGATGGGATATAGTGCAGGAGCAATGATGCAATTTGATGAATATCACATTACTCCAGATGAAGATTATCCATCATTTGTGTATGAAAAAGGTTTAGGATGTTTAAAAGGTTTTGGAATAGAACCACACTATCAAGCATCCAGGATACAAAAAGAAAGCATGCAGCTTGTAATAAAAGAAAAACAAAAAGATGTATATGGCATCTATGAAAAAGGCGGCATCATCATTGATCAAGGCAACATGATAATGTTTGGAAAAGTAGATATCATGGAGGCAGAAGATACAAAGTTATGA
- a CDS encoding TetR/AcrR family transcriptional regulator: protein MARYAHPERTVENIITTATALFLEKGYEQTSIQDILDALHLSKGGLYHHFESKEAILSAVMEHCSKEYQKQLHDIINSIEAENGKAKLKELLRYLATHAQRYGFEKTTAIEAKNPHFVVNGMRNCMEVDAPLISKFIEEGISDGSIQTSDPDLCAEVFLFLINYWINPIINPDDCDQIKRRLSYLKHMMDRIGFDILDDELMEDIWHAYQKNN from the coding sequence ATGGCTAGATATGCACATCCAGAGAGAACAGTAGAAAATATCATCACAACTGCAACTGCCTTATTTCTTGAAAAAGGTTATGAACAAACCAGTATTCAGGATATATTAGATGCTTTGCATTTATCAAAAGGTGGCTTATATCATCATTTTGAATCTAAAGAAGCCATATTATCCGCAGTGATGGAGCATTGTAGTAAAGAATATCAGAAACAATTACACGATATCATAAATTCAATAGAAGCTGAGAATGGAAAAGCTAAATTAAAAGAATTATTACGTTATCTTGCCACGCATGCACAACGATATGGCTTTGAGAAAACAACAGCTATAGAAGCGAAAAATCCACATTTTGTGGTCAATGGTATGAGAAACTGTATGGAAGTTGATGCGCCCTTAATATCAAAATTTATTGAAGAAGGTATATCTGATGGTTCCATTCAAACAAGCGATCCTGATTTATGTGCAGAAGTATTCCTATTTCTTATTAACTATTGGATCAATCCTATCATCAATCCAGATGATTGTGACCAGATCAAACGGCGTTTATCATATTTAAAGCATATGATGGATCGTATTGGCTTTGATATTCTGGATGATGAATTAATGGAAGATATATGGCATGCCTATCAAAAAAATAATTAA
- a CDS encoding iron-containing alcohol dehydrogenase, with amino-acid sequence MIQHYKQTDIVIQDKSLYQLQDIVDKYAIQKALILISKTIQRSLYYQTALSSLDITYIEYNQIEKDPDDDMIMNALYTARKYQCDGVIAIGGGSVLDTGKAVSLMYDQKQHILNFIHDKSYDIEKTIPLICIPTTIGTGSEISKNIVVKNHRTGRKHRIIEKAARADFMMIDCEFMKSLTVDMVLYGSMDILAHAIEAYTNKKSMTMPDEFIDECALTSIQLVTKHLKPALFGELHDRMQLQLASLYAGIAMENDLHANHILAGCIHEMFPQLHHGMCVGMLLPYIMQYNASTCKSRYDQINDRIQMDCINWIIQIQQQFHYPQLSDYIHTLEDADRLIEMMIQKNISINPISISPQQIKQMIYQACYIKRQE; translated from the coding sequence ATGATTCAGCATTACAAGCAGACAGATATCGTCATACAAGATAAGTCATTATATCAATTACAGGATATCGTAGATAAATATGCTATACAAAAAGCGTTGATACTTATATCTAAAACCATACAACGATCTCTATATTATCAAACTGCATTATCTTCACTAGATATTACGTATATCGAATATAATCAAATAGAAAAAGATCCTGATGATGATATGATTATGAACGCATTATATACAGCACGAAAATATCAATGTGATGGTGTGATTGCGATAGGTGGAGGAAGTGTGCTAGACACTGGAAAAGCTGTATCCTTGATGTATGATCAAAAGCAACATATTTTAAATTTTATACATGATAAATCATATGATATTGAAAAAACAATACCACTTATCTGTATACCGACAACCATTGGCACAGGAAGTGAAATTAGTAAAAATATTGTCGTAAAGAATCATAGAACCGGTAGGAAACATCGTATCATTGAGAAAGCTGCTCGTGCTGATTTTATGATGATAGATTGTGAATTTATGAAATCATTAACAGTGGACATGGTTTTATATGGCAGCATGGATATTCTTGCGCATGCGATTGAGGCATATACGAATAAAAAATCAATGACGATGCCAGATGAATTTATTGATGAATGTGCCCTTACATCCATACAGTTGGTAACAAAACATTTAAAACCAGCCTTGTTTGGTGAATTACACGATCGTATGCAGCTACAACTCGCAAGTTTATATGCAGGAATTGCAATGGAAAATGATTTACATGCCAATCATATACTTGCGGGATGCATTCATGAGATGTTTCCTCAATTACATCATGGAATGTGTGTAGGAATGTTGTTGCCATATATTATGCAGTATAATGCCAGCACATGTAAAAGTCGATATGATCAAATCAATGATCGCATCCAAATGGATTGTATAAATTGGATCATACAAATACAACAACAGTTTCATTATCCACAACTTAGCGACTATATCCATACGTTAGAAGATGCAGATAGATTAATAGAAATGATGATACAAAAAAATATTTCTATCAACCCGATTTCCATATCCCCACAACAAATCAAGCAAATGATCTATCAAGCATGTTATATAAAAAGGCAGGAATGA